Proteins from a genomic interval of Pseudomonadota bacterium:
- a CDS encoding DUF370 domain-containing protein, translating into MPPAFAPLAGEPFPQAAACVAGRQACQTLTEPPDRRPSDGSRTNNDPYPQAGLPQRLAKRSPVSPSARRGVDIASNRAERRSPAIQLINVGYGNFISADKVIAIVDADSAPVKRAVLDARKKGSLVDATVGHKTRTVLVMSSGHLVLSAKTTETVAANFAPAAEGRKARAEGETRGRRAVSSGALEGEAP; encoded by the coding sequence ATGCCGCCCGCTTTCGCGCCGCTGGCCGGTGAGCCCTTCCCGCAGGCGGCTGCGTGCGTCGCGGGGCGGCAGGCGTGCCAGACCCTCACCGAACCGCCCGACAGGAGGCCTTCTGACGGGTCCCGAACCAACAACGACCCGTACCCGCAAGCGGGGCTCCCGCAGCGGCTCGCAAAGCGCTCCCCCGTGTCTCCGAGCGCGCGACGAGGGGTCGACATCGCATCCAACAGAGCGGAGAGGCGGTCCCCGGCCATCCAGCTGATCAATGTGGGCTATGGCAATTTCATCAGCGCCGACAAGGTCATCGCCATCGTCGATGCCGACTCGGCTCCCGTAAAGCGCGCCGTGCTCGACGCCCGCAAGAAGGGGAGCCTCGTAGACGCCACCGTGGGGCACAAGACCCGCACCGTTCTGGTGATGAGCTCTGGTCACCTGGTTCTGTCGGCCAAGACCACGGAGACCGTTGCCGCGAACTTCGCACCCGCCGCAGAGGGGCGAAAGGCACGTGCCGAGGGTGAGACACGCGGCCGGCGCGCGGTGAGCAGCGGCGCGCTGGAAGGCGAAGCGCCATGA
- a CDS encoding VOC family protein — translation MKLERLNDLQLEVADVDRSARWYRRMLGLRIVAQGLRLVSGTPLRARQFRLGVHLDDRVAVRRWRAHVDASGGFGNPVTESAGYYGCTVADPDGYLVEFYTEAPEV, via the coding sequence ATGAAGCTCGAGCGGCTCAATGACCTCCAGCTGGAAGTGGCCGACGTCGACCGGAGCGCGCGCTGGTATCGGCGGATGCTCGGCCTGCGAATCGTGGCGCAGGGCCTTCGTCTGGTGTCGGGCACCCCGCTTCGGGCGCGTCAGTTCCGCCTGGGGGTTCATCTCGACGACCGTGTGGCGGTGAGGCGATGGCGCGCGCACGTCGATGCCAGCGGTGGATTCGGCAATCCCGTGACCGAGAGCGCTGGCTACTACGGTTGCACGGTGGCTGACCCGGATGGATATCTCGTCGAGTTCTACACCGAAGCACCCGAGGTTTGA
- a CDS encoding 30S ribosomal protein S21, whose amino-acid sequence MRNLVVIYCAKVGRDGALSRQIRRPGSAAFQEEQTKKHHTQTGESSLEIVPAPDETFEATLRRFKRSVAQSGILREAKRREHHMSTRDKKRLKSAEAAKKRRRRQ is encoded by the coding sequence ATGCGCAATCTGGTTGTGATATACTGCGCGAAAGTTGGACGTGATGGTGCTCTGAGCAGGCAGATACGCAGGCCCGGCAGCGCCGCCTTCCAAGAGGAACAGACAAAAAAACACCACACGCAGACGGGGGAATCTTCCTTGGAAATCGTGCCAGCACCGGATGAGACTTTCGAAGCGACGCTGCGTCGCTTCAAGCGCAGCGTGGCCCAGTCGGGCATCCTGCGCGAGGCGAAGCGCCGCGAGCATCACATGTCTACGCGTGACAAGAAGCGCCTGAAGTCAGCCGAAGCCGCAAAGAAGCGGCGTCGTCGCCAGTAG
- a CDS encoding guanylate kinase has product MTDVHPGLMFVISGPSGAGKSTVLARVLGALGDLQFSVSATTRDPRPGEVDGTDYYYVTHDRFSEMIREDDLLEWAEVHGQFYGTPAEFVRAHLRGGCDVVLDLDVQGARKVRERFHGAIFIFLAPPSMEELSKRLHGRHTENEERIKRRLANAQYELAAIHEYDYLVVNDHVSGAALALQSIIEAERARVHRVIDRWPQLLEATRASAEHDTNSGGGG; this is encoded by the coding sequence ATGACCGACGTCCATCCCGGCCTGATGTTCGTCATCTCGGGCCCGTCCGGCGCAGGCAAGAGCACGGTTCTCGCCCGTGTACTCGGCGCTCTCGGCGATCTGCAGTTCTCGGTCTCCGCCACGACCCGTGACCCCCGCCCCGGCGAGGTCGACGGCACCGACTACTACTATGTCACCCACGACCGATTCTCCGAGATGATCCGGGAAGACGACCTGCTCGAGTGGGCGGAGGTCCACGGGCAGTTCTATGGAACGCCTGCAGAGTTCGTGCGCGCGCATCTCCGCGGAGGCTGCGACGTGGTGCTCGACCTCGACGTGCAAGGTGCGCGAAAGGTGCGCGAGCGATTCCATGGCGCCATCTTCATCTTCCTGGCCCCCCCCTCGATGGAGGAGCTCTCGAAGCGGCTGCACGGCAGGCACACCGAGAACGAGGAGCGCATCAAGCGCCGCCTCGCCAATGCGCAGTACGAGCTGGCGGCCATTCACGAGTACGACTACCTCGTCGTGAACGATCACGTATCAGGGGCTGCACTGGCGCTGCAGTCGATCATCGAGGCTGAACGGGCACGCGTGCATCGCGTCATCGACCGATGGCCGCAGCTGCTCGAGGCGACCCGAGCAAGCGCCGAACACGACACGAACAGCGGAGGCGGTGGATGA